In Vanacampus margaritifer isolate UIUO_Vmar chromosome 9, RoL_Vmar_1.0, whole genome shotgun sequence, the following proteins share a genomic window:
- the cndp1 gene encoding cytosolic non-specific dipeptidase gives MDRPGLLLILLLSSRVHGFQYTELANYVDSHQEEYVEALREWVAVESDSSNILKRSDLHHMMDLTAEKLRQMGGNVHLIDIGNQELPGGQILMLPKVVAAQFGNDSNKHTVCIYGHTDVQPAKLEDGWATDPFNLTDLNGNLYGRGASDNKAPVLAWIHAVEAYKSLNMELPVNVKFIVEGMEETGSNGLDAMIQSHKDTFFSDVDYIIISDCGWLSRKPALTYGTRGNCYFFAEVDGPKQDLHSGVYGGTVIEPMTDLVGLLDTLISPSGKILIPGINEAVAPLYDEEWKMMQDIQFDLDNYKSKIGVSELMYSNKVDLLAHRWRYPTVSIHGIEGAFSDPGTKTVIPAKVTGKFSIRQVPNMEPAEVQKQVTDYLHSMFAKRKSPNKLKVTMVIGARPWIADPQDLLYEAGKVAVKRVFNTFPDLIREGGTIPIAKTFQTVTGKSIIMLPIGGFDDGLHSQNEKISRYNYIEGTKLFIAYLYEVSQIEKSRV, from the exons ATGGATCGTCCAGGGCTACTCTTGATCTTACTGCTGTCCTCACGTGTTCATGGTTTCCAGTACACTGAACTGGCGAACTATGTGGACAGTCATCAAGAAGAGTACGTTGAG GCTCTGCGGGAATGGGTAGCTGTTGAAAGTGACTCCAGCAACATCCTGAAGAGATCAGATTTACATCACATGATGGATTTGACAGCAGAAAAGCTCCGGCAAATGGGAGGAAACGTCCATTTAATCGACATTGGTAATCAAGAG CTGCCTGGCGGACAGATCTTGATGTTGCCAAAAGTTGTGGCTGCTCAGTTTGGGAATGACTCCAACAAGCACACCGTGTGTATCTACGGCCATACAGATGTCCAACCAGCAAAACTCGAGGATGGCTGGGCAACTGATCCATTCAACCTCACTGACCTCAATG gtaATCTATATGGCAGAGGAGCATCCGACAACAAAGCTCCAGTTTTAGCTTGGATTCATGCTGTGGAGGCTTACAAGTCCCTTAATATG GAATTACCAGTAAATGTGAAATTCATCGTTGAGGGCATGGAGGAAACCGGCTCCAATGGTCTGGATGCAATGATTCAGTCACACAAAGACACTTTCTTCTCTGACGTGGATTACATCATCATTTCTGACTGTGGCTGGCTCAGCAGGAAACCAGCTCTGACCTACGGCACGCGGGGCAACTGCTATTTCTTTGCTGAG GTTGACGGCCCTAAGCAGGACTTACATTCTGGTGTTTATGGAGGCACCGTAATAGAGCCCATGACTGATCTCGTTGGCCTTCTTG ACACTCTAATAAGCCCTAGTGGcaagattttgattcctgggatcAATGAGGCTGTAGCTCCCCTCTATGATGAAGAATGGAAAATGATGCAAGATATCCAGTTTGACCTTGACAACTACAAAAGCAAAATTGGTGTCAGTGAGCTCATGTACAGTAACAAG GTGGACTTGTTGGCTCATAGGTGGCGCTATCCAACTGTCTCCATCCATGGCATCGAGGGAGCATTCTCTGACCCTGGCACTAAAACCGTCATCCCAGCTAAGGTTACTGGTAAATTCTCCATTAGACAAGTTCCTAATATGGAACCCGCAGAGGTCCAAAAACAG GTCACAGATTACCTGCATTCAATGTTTGCCAAGAGGAAGAGTCCCAACAAATTAAAAGTCACAATGGTGATTGGAGCAAGGCCTTGGATAGCTGATCCTCAAGATCTTCTTTATGAGGCCGGCAAAGTAGCTGTCAAGAGAG ttttcaaTACGTTTCCCGATTTGATCCGTGAGGGCGGGACCATCCCTATCGCCAAAACCTTCCAGACTGTGACGGGAAAAAGCATCATCATGTTACCCATCGGTGGCTTTGACGACGGGCTGCACTCGCAGAATGAGAAAATAAGCAG GTACAACTATATCGAAGGGACCAAGTTATTTATTGCATACCTGTATGAAGTGTCACAGATTGAGAAGAGCCGCGTGTAA